In Methanonatronarchaeum thermophilum, a genomic segment contains:
- a CDS encoding ABC transporter ATP-binding protein produces MVTIQVNNVNYDYNGHKVLKNINLNLQKGQVIGLLGPNGCGKTTLLKCISGILTPKQGDIKIDGSSLPQIDKKQRARKIGYVPQAEEVNFSITVFDTILMGRKPYLGWKPSKKDLKIVRNLINKFDLNHLAMRGLDELSGGQRQKVILARALAQKPKILVLDEPTNNLDIKHQIEMLNITRKQTKNNILVLIAIHDLNLAARYCDQIIIMKKGQIHASGGPETLSKKNIEPVYQIKIKIKNIDGHKIIIPKSEQKTPHLYEEDPQKIPQPTET; encoded by the coding sequence TTGGTAACAATACAAGTAAACAACGTTAATTACGACTACAATGGACACAAAGTCCTCAAAAACATCAACCTAAACCTACAAAAAGGACAGGTAATCGGATTATTAGGACCCAACGGCTGTGGAAAAACAACCCTACTCAAATGCATATCCGGAATCCTCACACCAAAACAAGGAGACATAAAAATAGATGGATCCAGCCTACCCCAAATAGACAAAAAACAAAGAGCCAGAAAAATCGGATACGTACCCCAAGCCGAAGAAGTAAACTTCTCAATAACAGTATTCGACACCATACTAATGGGAAGAAAACCCTATCTAGGCTGGAAACCAAGCAAAAAAGACCTAAAAATAGTCAGAAACCTAATCAACAAATTCGACCTAAACCACCTAGCAATGCGCGGCCTAGACGAACTAAGCGGAGGTCAAAGACAAAAAGTCATTCTAGCCAGAGCTCTAGCACAAAAACCCAAAATACTGGTCCTAGACGAACCCACAAACAACCTAGACATCAAACACCAAATAGAAATGCTCAACATAACAAGAAAACAAACCAAAAACAACATACTAGTCCTAATAGCAATACACGACCTCAACCTAGCAGCAAGATACTGCGACCAAATAATAATCATGAAAAAAGGACAAATACACGCATCAGGCGGACCAGAAACACTATCCAAAAAAAACATAGAACCAGTATACCAAATAAAAATAAAAATAAAAAACATCGACGGCCACAAAATCATAATCCCAAAATCAGAACAAAAAACCCCACACCTATACGAAGAAGACCCACAAAAAATACCACAACCAACAGAAACCTAA
- a CDS encoding FecCD family ABC transporter permease, whose product MGLEHGGYWDSEDGYAKYINRKYLFLVTSLIILGITSIASLSAGSATVGIVEAVNAVLNRFFPTTFSSSHLESTIVWHLRMPRVFMAIVAGACLAVAGVVMQNILKNPLASPYTLGVASGAGFGAALVIVTGGFLGLQTLIGQDWVLVISAFIFALAPAFLIIGITKMKGSDSATLILAGIAMMYLFSAGLSLLQYIGDESEVTAIVYWLFGSLGKADWMNTGIVTIILLIMLIPVVKWTWDFNALMLGDETASSLGVDVEKIRIYGMVVASLMTAAAVSFLGTIGFIGLVAPHITRMIYGTDHRFLVPASAIIGAIILVASDTVARTIIYPEVLPVGILTSFLGVPLFLYLILRRRKRNW is encoded by the coding sequence ATGGGGTTGGAACATGGAGGTTATTGGGATTCTGAGGATGGATACGCCAAATATATAAATAGAAAATATCTGTTTTTGGTCACCAGCCTCATAATCTTAGGTATAACTTCTATTGCTTCACTGTCAGCTGGAAGTGCCACCGTTGGGATAGTTGAAGCTGTAAACGCAGTTTTAAACAGGTTTTTCCCAACTACATTCAGTTCAAGCCATCTAGAGTCAACCATTGTCTGGCACCTAAGAATGCCGAGGGTTTTCATGGCAATAGTTGCTGGAGCCTGTTTAGCCGTCGCTGGAGTCGTAATGCAGAACATACTGAAAAACCCTCTGGCATCTCCATACACACTGGGTGTAGCATCAGGTGCTGGATTCGGAGCCGCATTAGTGATTGTTACAGGCGGTTTTCTAGGACTTCAAACCTTAATCGGTCAAGACTGGGTTTTAGTCATAAGTGCATTCATTTTCGCACTCGCACCAGCCTTCCTAATCATCGGCATCACCAAAATGAAGGGTTCAGACAGCGCAACCCTCATACTTGCCGGTATCGCAATGATGTACCTTTTCTCAGCCGGACTATCACTACTACAGTATATAGGTGACGAATCAGAGGTTACAGCGATAGTTTACTGGCTTTTCGGAAGTTTAGGTAAAGCAGACTGGATGAACACCGGAATAGTAACAATAATACTACTAATAATGCTGATACCTGTAGTTAAATGGACCTGGGACTTCAACGCTTTAATGCTAGGTGATGAAACCGCATCCAGTTTAGGAGTTGACGTAGAAAAAATAAGGATATACGGAATGGTTGTAGCCAGCTTAATGACTGCCGCAGCAGTATCCTTCCTAGGAACAATAGGATTCATCGGGTTGGTAGCCCCACACATAACAAGAATGATATATGGAACCGACCACAGATTCCTCGTACCAGCATCCGCAATAATCGGCGCAATAATACTTGTAGCTTCAGACACCGTAGCTAGAACCATAATATACCCCGAAGTACTACCAGTAGGAATACTAACCTCATTCCTAGGTGTACCACTATTCCTATACCTAATACTCAGAAGGAGGAAAAGAAATTGGTAA
- a CDS encoding ABC transporter substrate-binding protein, with protein MSSVLLVGGCVDYFESDKERITIVDSTGEEIEINYPVENVVTLTSDSAEAVRALGAEDKVVGINDYMSGDFWGDLGEIDSVGNIFNPNPEEIASLEPKPDLVLTYTEYTEDLEDDLKPFGIDVVRLDFYKMDSIEEEIEILGEILDKEDEAEELLNFYNKHMDEVKELAGDINESEVKDVYIEGFEEWSTASTNESNYHQVVELVGANNIAGDRDRTYPTVSAEWVLDNNPDAMMKVVQDSSVLGYDVNCTENAEQMYNDIVDREGLSETDAVKNDELVLVSQNVLSTMQNNIGTLIMAEYLYPDVYEDIDPMEVHEEYLEDFHGIEYDGIWYYSK; from the coding sequence TTGTCATCTGTATTGTTGGTCGGTGGTTGTGTAGATTATTTCGAGAGTGATAAGGAACGGATAACAATTGTTGATTCTACTGGAGAGGAGATTGAAATTAACTATCCTGTTGAGAATGTAGTGACGTTAACTAGTGATTCAGCCGAAGCTGTTAGAGCTTTGGGGGCTGAAGATAAGGTGGTTGGAATAAATGACTATATGAGCGGTGATTTCTGGGGAGATTTAGGTGAGATTGATAGTGTTGGAAACATCTTCAATCCTAATCCAGAGGAGATAGCTAGTCTTGAACCAAAACCTGATTTAGTTCTTACATACACTGAGTATACTGAAGATCTTGAAGATGATTTAAAGCCGTTTGGAATAGATGTTGTTAGGCTTGATTTCTATAAGATGGATAGTATAGAAGAGGAGATAGAGATACTAGGTGAAATACTAGACAAGGAAGATGAGGCTGAAGAGCTACTTAACTTCTATAACAAACATATGGATGAGGTTAAAGAGCTTGCTGGTGATATAAACGAGAGTGAAGTGAAAGATGTTTATATTGAGGGATTTGAAGAGTGGAGCACTGCCTCTACAAACGAAAGTAACTACCACCAGGTTGTTGAGTTGGTTGGAGCAAACAACATTGCTGGAGACCGAGACAGGACATATCCTACCGTAAGTGCTGAATGGGTTCTTGATAACAATCCGGATGCTATGATGAAGGTGGTTCAGGATTCAAGTGTACTAGGGTATGATGTGAACTGTACAGAGAACGCTGAACAGATGTACAACGATATTGTTGATAGGGAGGGGTTGTCGGAGACAGATGCGGTTAAAAACGACGAGCTCGTATTGGTATCTCAAAACGTCTTATCAACAATGCAAAACAACATTGGTACATTAATTATGGCTGAGTATCTCTATCCAGATGTATATGAAGATATAGATCCAATGGAAGTTCATGAAGAATATCTAGAGGATTTCCATGGAATAGAGTATGATGGGATTTGGTATTACAGCAAATAA
- the mch gene encoding methenyltetrahydromethanopterin cyclohydrolase produces the protein MNVNETTLELVEELIAWAEEINIEVFQVGESTIIDCSKGGYDAGALYTMACQGGLATTGFTEMDINGTMFPATQNYTDNPVLACIGCQKADLNLDGAIGSGPAKLLTTECNTPEKQESDFAVLTLETDKTPTKETLEKFADRCGVAANCLYVLTAPTNSLVGSIQISARAIETTLYRLQRQGYNLENIISGFATTPIPPIAEDPVKAMGRTNDAVIYGSKVHLTTKKDSDKFKKTPSKNSEKYGKPMIEVYKEADKDFYKIDQDFFAPAQITVNTTNNGKLKKYGEINPQQLKKSFKIED, from the coding sequence ATGAATGTTAATGAAACTACACTTGAATTAGTTGAAGAGTTGATCGCGTGGGCCGAAGAAATCAACATCGAGGTTTTTCAAGTAGGCGAATCAACAATAATCGATTGTTCAAAGGGAGGATATGACGCTGGAGCTCTATACACTATGGCCTGCCAAGGAGGTCTAGCAACAACAGGTTTTACCGAAATGGATATAAACGGAACTATGTTTCCAGCAACACAAAACTATACAGATAATCCTGTTTTAGCCTGTATAGGATGTCAGAAAGCGGATCTAAACCTTGATGGAGCCATAGGCTCTGGACCTGCAAAACTTCTTACAACCGAATGCAATACACCTGAAAAACAAGAATCAGATTTCGCCGTTCTAACATTAGAAACAGACAAAACCCCTACAAAAGAAACACTCGAGAAATTTGCAGATAGATGTGGAGTTGCAGCAAACTGTTTATACGTATTAACCGCCCCAACAAACAGCCTGGTAGGAAGTATACAGATATCCGCCCGCGCAATAGAAACCACGTTATATAGGCTCCAGAGACAAGGATACAACCTAGAAAACATAATATCCGGTTTCGCAACAACACCAATCCCACCAATAGCAGAAGACCCTGTAAAAGCAATGGGACGAACAAACGACGCAGTCATATATGGAAGCAAAGTACACCTAACCACTAAAAAAGACAGCGACAAATTCAAAAAAACACCATCCAAAAACTCAGAAAAATACGGCAAACCAATGATAGAAGTATACAAAGAAGCCGACAAAGATTTCTACAAAATCGACCAAGACTTCTTCGCACCAGCCCAGATAACAGTTAACACAACCAACAACGGAAAACTCAAAAAATATGGAGAAATCAACCCCCAACAACTAAAAAAATCATTCAAAATAGAGGACTAA
- the purM gene encoding phosphoribosylformylglycinamidine cyclo-ligase — translation MGLNYKEAGVDINQEEKTIEALATALAGTTKTRKGEHQPLDIKGHYAGLINIGDKIIAMATDGVGSKLITANEMNDYTGIGIDCIAMNVNDIICTGAEPIAFVDYLAFEKPKPEQAKEIGKSIKKGAKQANITVLGGETATLPEIIRGFDIAGTCIGLADPENLVLGNEINIGDKIIGIKSSGIHSNGLTLARKTIENSEINYHTKINGQKIGKTLLTPTRIYVKEILEINKKCNITGLAHITGGGLRNLNRLGDYKYNIKNPQKPQPIFQKIQELGNITNKEMYRVFNMGTGFCITTPNPEKPLKILKKHNREAKIIGEIQEGKSIHIKGVGKL, via the coding sequence ATGGGACTAAACTACAAAGAAGCAGGAGTAGACATAAACCAAGAAGAAAAAACAATAGAAGCACTCGCAACAGCACTAGCCGGAACAACAAAAACACGCAAAGGAGAACACCAACCACTCGACATAAAAGGCCATTACGCAGGCCTAATCAACATCGGAGACAAAATAATAGCAATGGCAACAGACGGAGTAGGAAGCAAACTAATAACCGCCAACGAAATGAACGACTACACCGGCATAGGAATAGACTGCATAGCAATGAACGTAAACGACATAATCTGCACAGGCGCAGAACCAATCGCCTTCGTAGACTACCTAGCATTCGAAAAACCAAAACCAGAACAAGCCAAAGAAATAGGAAAAAGCATAAAAAAAGGAGCAAAACAAGCAAACATAACCGTCCTAGGAGGCGAAACAGCAACACTACCAGAAATAATACGAGGATTCGACATAGCCGGAACATGCATCGGACTCGCAGACCCAGAAAACCTAGTACTAGGAAACGAAATAAACATAGGAGACAAAATAATAGGAATAAAAAGCTCCGGAATCCACAGCAACGGCCTAACACTCGCCCGAAAAACAATAGAAAACTCCGAAATCAACTACCACACCAAAATAAACGGCCAAAAAATAGGTAAAACACTACTAACACCAACCAGAATCTACGTAAAAGAAATACTAGAAATAAACAAAAAATGCAACATAACAGGCCTAGCCCACATAACAGGCGGAGGACTAAGAAACCTAAACAGACTAGGCGACTACAAATACAACATAAAAAACCCACAAAAACCCCAACCAATATTCCAAAAAATACAAGAACTAGGAAACATCACAAACAAAGAAATGTACAGAGTATTCAACATGGGAACCGGATTCTGCATAACAACACCAAACCCAGAAAAACCACTCAAAATACTAAAAAAACACAACAGAGAAGCCAAAATAATCGGAGAAATACAAGAAGGCAAATCAATCCACATAAAGGGAGTCGGAAAACTATAA
- a CDS encoding helix-turn-helix domain-containing protein: protein MNRGYKYCLYPLEQDKHELVKLLELCRQVYNHFLEELNVADNILGKGLAEVTSAENATSTDNKHQIQFCDVSASCVIETGSPFHLEA, encoded by the coding sequence ATGAATAGGGGTTACAAGTATTGTCTCTATCCTTTAGAACAGGATAAGCATGAACTGGTAAAACTTCTTGAACTGTGCCGACAGGTCTACAACCATTTCCTTGAAGAACTCAACGTAGCAGATAATATTTTAGGTAAGGGACTTGCCGAAGTTACGTCTGCAGAGAATGCAACCTCTACAGACAACAAACACCAGATTCAGTTCTGTGATGTATCTGCAAGTTGTGTCATCGAAACAGGAAGCCCCTTCCACCTCGAAGCATAG